The stretch of DNA AAAGCACGGTAAAACACTGGTCGGGGATAAAAACTGCGCACAAACGGCGCGATCGCTTCAGTCAGCATTTCCTGCAACCCCTCCTCATGCCCCTGCTGCACCCAATAACAGGGATGGAAAATTTCCCCAGTTCCCAGCAGCATCAACTCCGAACGCAGCAAGCCAATCCCATCCACCGGTAACGCTTGTGCCTGGGAAATCTTGGTAGACTGGCTCAAATTGAGCATAATTTGCGTAGCAGTGGCAGGAAATGACGGTGTAGCAGCAGAATACAGCGGATGCCTCTGGTGAGAAGCACCATCGCTTTCCGTAGCTGCCTCGCGATGGTGACTTTGGTACCAGTCCTTCGGACCATCGCCAGTTTCCCCTTCAGTTTCCGATTGTGGCTGTGCTTCCACCGCACAGGTCGTTCCCTGAGACGATACCGACCGCACCTCGCCACGATGGCCATCGATAAAAATCGTCGTATTGGCAGAAAGAACCCGCGTGGCATCCCGAATTCCTACCACCGCCGGAATCCCAATTTCCCGCGCCAAAATCGCCCCGTGGGAGTTCATTCCCCCCATTTCCGTAATCACCCCAGCCACCACCGACAGCAGGGGAATAAAATCAGGTTTGAGGGTAGAAACCACCAAAATTGGCGGGTTGGACCCTTCATCCGTAGGCATGGAACTGGGAGAAGAAGCATCGCCAGCCAGGACCAAAGCCGGTCCTATGGCTTTTCCCCCAGAAGCGGGGGTTCCCGATAGCACCAAGGCAGGTTCTGGAGAGGGCACCGGCGTTGGTTCCGTCATATCTTCTGAAGGCGTTTCCCCAGAATCGTCAGGCGTAGAAGCGGCTGGGGAAGAAGCTGCCGTACTCGTTTGAGGCGGGGAAAGGGACTCCGTTTCGGGATAGGCTGCTACCACGTAAAGATTCGGCGGTTGTTGGGGATGGGATGGTGCCAGTACCCACTCCAGGTAAAATTGCGGTCCTAAAATACTGGCGGCGGTTTGGCTGAGTTCGTACAAATGCTGCAAGCGATCGCTCGATAGCACGTATTCCTGCCGTTGGGGTTCGCTGACCGTTTGCGCGTGCAAGCATTCCCATAAAATGGGATGGGTACTGTCGCTACTAGCATGTTGCCCCAAGTGGGAGGTTTCCCCTTCATAATGGGCAACCTGATAGGTCCAACTTTTTTCCCCCAATTCCCGTTGCAGCAGCTCTCCCGTTTGGGGGTCCAAACTGTAAGTATCGGGCACCACTTCCCCCATGAACATGGCTTTGGGCAATCCCCAGGTGGCGCTAATTTTAATGCTAGCATCGGGTTTGGTCTGCAACGTTCCCGAGGCGATCGCTTCGCGGACCGGTTGCAAAATCGCTCCCAGTTTAATTTCATTGAGGGCAATCCCCGACCGCTGCCAGTAAAATAAATTGCGCGCTCGAAATAATTCCGCCCACAACCGCTTCAACGCCAATGCCATCTGCTGGGGTTGCTTCCAGCAAAAATTCTCCTCTAGCAAATAATGGCAATCCCGCTGGCTGTGCCAAACGTGGGTAGGCAAGCTTACGGAGGGTCGAAACATCAATACCGGCGTGTCTAGTTCTTGGCTGACGCGGTCTAATTTTTCTAGCAAAGAAACGGGCAACTCCGCCGCCAAAATTTCCTCGCGAATTTGACCGGCGATCGCGCTGAGTTGGTGCGGTTCGTCTAAATTAATATGAAAAGAAGCGTAGGGCAACTCCGCCAACAGCGGCTCCAACCAGTTGTGGGTTTCCCAAAATTGTCTCCAAAGCTCGGTGGTTACCGCCAAACTAGCTTCCACAGGAAAATTTTTTTGGGCTAAACGATCGAGGTAAAAGGCCGTTTCCCCGACCAATTCCGGTTGTTCGCATTCGGTGTGGTTGAGCCAAAATAGATAATTCACGGTCGTTCCCTCGATAACAGCACCGCACCAGCCAAAATTCTAGGAGAAGCCAACTTTTCGACAAGCTTAGTACAAATCTGGTTGTACGCGATTTTCTATAGAAATTGCTACAAAATTATCTATAGTAACCTGATAAAGGGATTTTCCCATAGAAGGTAAAAGATTCATGGCGATTTGGAAACGCGTTCTTCACAACTTTCTGGATTTGTTTCTTGCCGATCGCTGTTGCCTGTGCGACCGCCCCACCACCAACGTCGATCGCCTGTGTACCTCTTGCGAGCAACGCTTGCAAACCCATCAGTTCTCCCCCGCCAACCAATTTCTCACCGACGAGATACCGGTATTGGTTTGGGGGCTTTATGGCGGTTCCCTCAAACAAGCGATCGCTGCCATGAAATACGAAAACTATCCGCAACTGGCAGCCCCTTTGGGTCGTTGGCTAGCACAAGCCTGGTTAAATTCTCTCAAAAATCGCCGGCCAAAATCCAGCCGGTCAAAATACGCAGTTGTTCCCATTCCCATGCATCCAGAGAAGGTAAAACAGCGTGGCTTCAACCAGGCAGAGTTAATTGCCAAAAGCTTTT from Geitlerinema sp. PCC 9228 encodes:
- a CDS encoding putative PEP-binding protein, coding for MNYLFWLNHTECEQPELVGETAFYLDRLAQKNFPVEASLAVTTELWRQFWETHNWLEPLLAELPYASFHINLDEPHQLSAIAGQIREEILAAELPVSLLEKLDRVSQELDTPVLMFRPSVSLPTHVWHSQRDCHYLLEENFCWKQPQQMALALKRLWAELFRARNLFYWQRSGIALNEIKLGAILQPVREAIASGTLQTKPDASIKISATWGLPKAMFMGEVVPDTYSLDPQTGELLQRELGEKSWTYQVAHYEGETSHLGQHASSDSTHPILWECLHAQTVSEPQRQEYVLSSDRLQHLYELSQTAASILGPQFYLEWVLAPSHPQQPPNLYVVAAYPETESLSPPQTSTAASSPAASTPDDSGETPSEDMTEPTPVPSPEPALVLSGTPASGGKAIGPALVLAGDASSPSSMPTDEGSNPPILVVSTLKPDFIPLLSVVAGVITEMGGMNSHGAILAREIGIPAVVGIRDATRVLSANTTIFIDGHRGEVRSVSSQGTTCAVEAQPQSETEGETGDGPKDWYQSHHREAATESDGASHQRHPLYSAATPSFPATATQIMLNLSQSTKISQAQALPVDGIGLLRSELMLLGTGEIFHPCYWVQQGHEEGLQEMLTEAIAPFVRSFYPRPVFYRALDLRSPEFQSLPGAPPFPSTANPMLAQRVSYLLDAKLFDVELAAIAHLRNSGYTNLHLLLPFVRSVEEFSFCRQRALQAGLVPSEQFQIWIMAEVPSVLFLMPEYAQAGLQGISIGSNDLTQLVLGVDREQPQTQLNECHPALRRALKQLVRGAREANLPVSICGQAPVSYPQLIEDFVYWGITSISVEPDAAAQTYHEVARAEQRLLLETSRHFHQRS
- a CDS encoding ComF family protein; this encodes MAIWKRVLHNFLDLFLADRCCLCDRPTTNVDRLCTSCEQRLQTHQFSPANQFLTDEIPVLVWGLYGGSLKQAIAAMKYENYPQLAAPLGRWLAQAWLNSLKNRRPKSSRSKYAVVPIPMHPEKVKQRGFNQAELIAKSFCETTGYPLRSHGLARIRPTQAQFGLSREQRQQNLARALALGKDFHRRPPQYPVLLVDDIYTTGATCREAVKALQKHQIPVAGILAIATSRTDS